The Fusarium poae strain DAOMC 252244 chromosome 2, whole genome shotgun sequence nucleotide sequence ACAGCTACGTGTCCATGGACTGCAGCCGTATGGAGTGGCGAACGACCTGCCAAGTCCCAAATATCAACTGTCGCTCCAGCTTCAATCAAAAGTCTGGCTTTATCTTCTCTACCTCTCATTGCAGCATAGTGTAGCGGTGTTGCTCCGTCTCGTGCTTGTACATCCAGGCCTGCACCGCAATTGATGAGGTCTTGGGGTTGTTCCACATATACACCGTCATTTAAGCACATGTAATGCAGTGAAGTGCGCCCAAATAAATCTTGCGCATCGAAGTCGCCTTTGATTTGTTCGATGTCGCTGGACTTATAGTTGCCAATGCTGAGGTAGTGCGTTGCCGTTCGCTCGAGTATGTCCCTTGGCTCGGTAAATTTACCTTTGCTCCTCTCAAATAAGTTGATCGCTGCTCTACTTGGCGGTGCAGGTTGGGAATCAGGTAAACTCAAGACTCTGTACCTTTCGCGGATTAGTTTCTTGATACCAGGGTCTGCAGCCTCAAGTTCCCTTTGAAGCCTTTTGGCCACCTGCGTCGTATCAACATTCTCAAAGTCGTAAGATCCAAAATTACGTTCAACTGCAATCTGGCATACCAGATTTATTAATCGCTGGTACTCCATAAGGTTTGCTGTTGCCTTCGCCACAATTTGACTGCGTCTTGGGAATGTTCTGTTTGCTAATCGGAAAAGCCAAATGAGGTCCTGACCAGCCTCATTCCATTTCTGTAAACGTTCGCTCCGCCTGGAACGCTGCAATGCCAAGTTGATCACCGAATCTATCTTTGGAAGTCATCGTTCTTGGCTTAGTGGCACGATGACGCTAAGGTAGATTTGATCCAGATTTCCCAGTCCAGTGTTGTGAATATCTTGGATCATCTTTGACAGGTGATTGTTACGGAGCGAAAATATGTTCCACCTCGTATCTTCCGTGTCGTTGTCAGGTCGAATCTCTTCGGCGCCTCCTGCGATAGGAGTGGCCATCGCCTTAGCCACGGCCCCTGTAAATGATGAAAACAAGTCTATCGCGTATAGTGCTTTCAACGATTGATAAGAATCATTGTACAATAGGGTGACAACTCCGGTGTTGCTTTCGCAGTCCTGGTCGCTGAGACTTTTCAACTCGTCATCCCTTAGGCTTTCCACCTCGTCTTTACTGGAGCTGTAGTACTCGTCACATTCGGAAGATGAGCTGTTGGCAGGATGCCTATCATTGTCaccattgttgttgttctctGGTGACTCTTCTTGATAGTCGCTCTCATCCTGAGACGTATTTTTACCGTCACGATTGTCATCATAGTGTTCGTATCCGCTGTGGTCAGGGTTGAGACGTATCCGCGGATGTAGATATTGATTGGAGCCCTCCTCATACTGATTATAGCCAACAACTCGGTCTTTGCCAATCTGAAGCGCTTTACGTAGCGCGCCAACCTCGTCATCTCGAACCTCGTAGACATTAAGAATGTCTTTTGGGGACCACCAGAGGAGATCTCGGACGAGGCTTGGAGTGTATTTGCCGAGAATCCGCAGGCTATGTTTTTCAACTGTACCTTTAGAGCGCAGCCACTCATCTTGACCTAGCAGTGTCTGAAGCCAGTTATGCATGTTATGATTCGACATAATGCTTTGGCTTTGCAAAGAATCTCCCTCTTCCACAGAGGACAGCCATAAAGAAAGCATCGCTTCGATTTGGGATGCGTCCACTTTCTAACCGCTAACAGTTTTCTACAGGGAGATAACGACTTTCTATTTCCTTTCTCCCAAGTAATAAGTTTCCAAATCCCAAGTTAGGCTATTTAAACTCCCTAGGAGGTAAGTATCTAGAGtatcttttattaagtaatttttaaagtataagtcttaaagtatatatataaaattaatttataaaaaaatataatttttaaatttaaatattaatataaatttaatttaaaaatatatattataatttataaaattaaaattctaataattattataaagatttttattttttttaaaaattaattattaaatatttttttattaatattaataaaactatataattatataattattatataaaataataaactttaaaatctttattaattttaattatatattaaattaaaaaattatttataaaaatttaatttttatatttaattttatttttaaaaaaaatatttaataaaattatttaataattttatttatttttaatataatatttttattaatatttaaaattaaaatattattaatataaataataattaaattattatttttattatttttaattataatatttttaattatataattaattattaaattaataaattaaaatttaaatctttattatataaaaaaaaaaagctttaaaagttttttataaaatttaaaaaaaatataattttaatatattaaaaaataaaatattttaaataaaattattttttaatttttaaaataatttttaataaaaaaaataaattattaataatttataaaatatttaataaaaataatattattaaaaagtttattaaattaaaatttattatattaagaattttataaaattaaaaaaaaaaagattttaaagaaaaaaaaaaaagcttataattaatactatagcttttaatataataaaattcaatATAATAATCCAGAGTATCGATTGTGCACTCAATTGCCCTGGCAAGAGACACTGCCTCTGCTGAAGCAGGGCCCCTCCATCCAGCCAGGTAAGAGAGCCTTTTACGTATATCTAGCAATGTCTAGGCGTTAATTACGCATTCTTCGATGTGTTGGGGAGCGGATGTCTGGCATTGCTCAGAAATACTCCCATCACTGGACTCAGAATTATGCCCCTCAAATTGCTCAAAACCTTCCAATGATGACCTCCCACCAGTAACAACATTCCACTTGTTGCTAGGAGACTCTGTATTGCTTGCAAGTTTAGCGCCAATAGAGCTATCTCCGCGATTATGACCACCCCAAGCCTCTGTATTAGTCTCACCTAAAGTTCTCGTGAACCAGTCGAGCTCGAATCCAGAAGGCAAAGGCTCGCAGGCAGGTGATGTTGCAAGTCCACGACGGACCCAAGCCTTAACACCTACCATCACCAGAACCGCACCTAACTGAGCGATTGACGCTGACCAATGCATCCCACGAAGACCAACAAACTGAAGCACGAAACCGCATAACGTGATTGTTGTGCCAATTATCGTAATTAAATTGAGAAATGTAGAAGGGTCATCATCTCCAGCCGAGTTGGAGCCAGTGTGAGTAGTAGAACGGTTTTTGCCGTGTTTGTTGGATCGTCTCGAAGTAGTGATGGTCTGTCGGTCATCTTTAGGATAGACCATGTAGGAGTTGAAAACCTGATCACTGACAGTTTTGGTCTGTTGTAGCCAGACCATTCGTGTCTTCCACCCAGCAGCTGCCTCATACCATTTTTCGTCGGTACTACTCTCCACGACATGGCCACACAATAACATTCCAAGAACCAACACCAGCGTGCCTATTGCAGTGCATGGATATGCATAGGATTCGATGGGTTTGTCGTCCTTTTGGAACTTCAAAGCCGGGTGGTATGTTGGAAACCCAGAGTATGCAAGGACTCCAAGCTGAAGACAAGTTCCAAAGACTGCGAATAGCCAAAGTTCGCTTCTGTTAGCTGAGGGATGACAGTTCAAGATAATGTTAGGCGAGTCCCCAGATGTGTCTCGTATAATGCAGATCTTTTGGAGTGTTTTTTCTGAAGTTGACGCCGACTCAGATCCCGTCGTGGGGCAGGCATTGGGAGTCGGGTTTGCTTGTTCTTCGTCACCTTCACAGGTCGAAGCTGTTTGAGGCTTTTCATCGCCATCTAACGAGCATGGTATTAGTAAGAAGTTTATGGGACCAAGCTCGCAAAAGTCGAATGTATGCCACTTACCGAGGTCCTTGATATATCCCTTTGCGATTGCTTCTTCTAGCTTAAGTACCTCAATCTCAGGTGCGGACTTGCTTTCAGACGGCCTGGTATTGGCGTAATGTAGTAGGCATATGAATTCTACCACTGGGGCTAAGCCCATGCATCGAACCACTTCTTGGCCATTCCAGACCTCGCAGACTTCCTTTGACGTCGAAGACATCAACTCAACTTCAGAAACTGCTAAATTCTCTCTAGCTCTTCCGATGACAGCCTTGAGCCACGGGGGCCCGCCAACACGGATAGAAGCGACAATAGCAGTAATTATTCCAATGGGTGCCATGGCCAAAATTATGTTGTCAGCCCACCCTGTAGATTGGCTCATGAATTGCATTGTCACTCGTTCTCCAAAAAGCGCCAATAGTCTATCCTGTATTAGAAATAGTTCATCCTGCAAATATTGAACGACTCACGGCGCCAGGTCAGAAAATAGATTATTGGAAAAGTCGTCGCCATCATCAGACGCTCTGGAACCCGTGACGAgcgtggtgatgatgagccaTTTGGCAATGTGTGAAATCGAGCCAGTCATGATGGCAAGTTCCCAAGAAGGGGTATCGAGCCGCCTTCCCGGTTCAATCAATTGGTTTGGGGtcttaaaagtaaataggaAAAGGGTACGGAACTCATCGCAAGCGGGTGGATGGAAACTATTAAAGATGAAATCTCGACAATGAGACCAGGGTCGGTTGGTCGCCTGATCTACGTTCATGCATACTGGCTGGGTACCCGAGGGGAGAATCGATATTATGAGCCACCTTTTGGGCAGCTATGCTGTAAATTGTTGACTTTTCACGAATCATATGACCTGGTGTTTGACATAAATCAATATGACTGGCTACATATAACGACCCATGCCTTGTCAGAGTCCACTTGTTGGCTGCTCAGATGCAAACACACAGACATGAGTGGAGTTTCCAGTATTTATTTTGGAGAGAGGAGAATCTCGAGTCTTCATTCGTAGTGAGATGAGACGAATATATCGAATCATTTGTGTCCCCGATAAAAATACTACCACGACCCTCTTGTATGTCGCGCCAACCTTCTCAAACTGGAACCTGACGAAGTTTGAAATAATTCAGAATCTTGGTCACCAGTATCCTCATCACTCTCAAAAACCGCAGCATACTCTTGATGAGCTTCTGAAACATCTTCATCCGCTTCACTGCCTTCCGATGGATCACATAATCTGGCCCCAATGTGGTAGCTGAATGTTGGCCGCCTACGCATGACGACTTGTACTGTCTCTCCTTGATCGTTGACTTGGCTCAAATCAGGGTTATTATCTAATATCTCTTCCACCAAATCAGATGAAGCGCAGTCCACGGCAGAGATGAGAGCTGTTCTTTGATTAGAATACTTCTTGTCAACCTTTGCGCCACTCAATCGTAATATCTTGACAGCTCTGCTTAAGACTCGTTCAGAAAGCAAAAGCATTGGAGTTTTCCCGTCATCGCCAATAGCATCAACCTCGACGCCATGGGAAAGCAGGATTTCCAAGATGGTTTCGACATCACTGGGTTCAGATCTTCTGTAGAGCAATGGATGTCGCCCTTCCATCTTAATGCCTGATTCCCCTTTGTCTCCGATTGCAAGAGAAAGTAACGGTGTGTTGTGTTTGTTGTCTAGTGCAGAGGCATCAAGGCCATACTCGAGTAGCGTTGATACCAGCCACGGGGATCCAAAAGCAGATGCATAGTGTAAAAGCGTTCTCCCGGAGTTATCAGTTGACTTGACATTAACTCCCAGACCATCCAGTAGGCTGACAATATGCGCATTCAATCCGTTGTAAATAGCCAGGAGTTGAGAATAAGGGTGTATTGGTTTTGGAGTTGATAATTTCTCTTCAAGCCTCCGTGTATAAAAACGAGGTGTACTGGGCGGAAGATTGACGTTTTCGTCAACCGTACTATTGGCAAAGACCAAAAAGAACCGCCAATTATCCAAATGAATGATAAGGTTGTGTGCAAGAAACCACGATTGAGCATCTGGGAACGGACTGGTACCACTGTGTATGGCTATATGGACAATGACATCAAAGATATCCAGCCCGTCTTGAACGATGGCGAGACTATCTAGATGTTGTGACCAGAATGATGAAGCGTATCGAGTGAGATTCTCTCTTTCAAGCTCTGCGTCATTGGCAACAATCCGAAGGAAAAGATAGTAAATGCAAGATTGTAAAATCGTGACATGACATTCATCACGAGAGAATCGGTTATGCCAGATACCAAGTGAATTGGATGTTTTCGTTTCACGTTCCCGGAGAAGAAATTCTCGTGCAGTTTGGTGAACAAGAAAAACCTCAGAACGGATGACCCGAATGAAATGGCCACATGTATTCTTCAGGTAATTTTCAACAGAACTTTTGAGATTGACCTTTAGTTCTTGGAAAGAGACTTGTTGTGGAGTGACTGCAAGTGCCACGTTGAGTTCGTCGAGAGTCAGCGGTCGGGCCGCAGCGAGAATTAGCTGGAGGAGTTTCCGAGCTTCATTCGATCCGTGACTCCGCTCGAGTAGCTTTGAATATATGGCGTATATATCGTCGTTGCTCAATAGCTGTTCAAGTTCCTTTTGCGATGCTCCGGATGATGCAGCTTCTTTCAAGAGGTCTATCATGAGCGTCGTCCATAAAAAGGTTCGGTCGGCCTTGTCGATTAAAGTCCTTTCGAGCCCCGACAGTAGATCATGTGGTAAGCCTTGATCACTGAGTTCATCAATGTGACTGCGGATGACTAACTCCACATCCTCACTAATGGATCCTGTCTGGTCTTCACCGCGAAGACGAACGGTGGCGACATTATTCCTGAAAGAATATTTGATAACATTCTCTGGGCGACTAAGAAGAATAACCTTGAAGAATGGCTTCTCGTCTAGTTTCTTTTGTTCATACAGCTTGTTCAGGCGTTTCAATAGCTGGCTTTGTGAGTTCTTTTCACACTCATCCAAGGCATCGAGAATAATAAGAAGGTTAGTGGCCGACGGGTCTTTGGCGATGGCGGCGAGAATATCCCACAAACTGTCAAAATCTTCAAACATGGCCTGGCCTTTGCTTTCAAACACGTCAAATGCATGACGAAGCAAAGCCTTATCATCAGTAAATATCTGATGTAGTAGTGCCCGTATTGCAAAGAGCGAATTGCGTTGTTCGTCGTTGTCgtccttgaagaagaaatggcAAACAAACTCTGGACGTGATTTTTcagcctttttctcttttcgtAAAAACTCTACCAGAAATTTGGCCAAAACCGATTTCCCGCATCCGGGGTCTGCTGATACCCAGAGCAGACTAGAGGCTTCCTTGTTCCTCCACTGGCGATATTCGGGATGTCTCAGAAACCATTCACATGTGCCTGCGACTCGATCTGGGTTTCTGTCACGATAAGATTCGTAGTTCTTATGATAGAAGCCGCGAAGACATTCGAGCTGTTGGTCATGTGATAAATCTTGATTATTCTTAGCTATAGACTTGAGTAACCCTAATCTTCACTTACTGGCAGGATAGGATACTTCGTCCCTTACGAGACCAACGACCATTTCTTCCAAGTGAGAGCAAACACGACTGAAACTCCTTTTCCCGGCTCCAGAGTCTGAGAACTTGCATATAGTACTATGGTTCCCATCAAGGGGCACTGGAATCTCGTTTGGTAGATTCAAGACAGCAGAATCCTTGGCCACAATCTGTGAATCAGTCAGCGACAGTTTCAGCATATACAACTGGGCTAAGATCTTACCTGTGCATTCAGAAAGTCCATTTTCTCTGTTTCGTAGAAAGTGATAATGTGCAATGCCTTACTGCGATCCACAAAAGACTGGGTAATTTCATAGAGTGCTGGCGAGTTCTTTTTAAGATCATTAACCACCTTGGTGTTTGTGCTGATTCCTAGAGTCGAGGCTTTGAGAATCGACGCCACTACTTTGCCAAAGTCTGCTGACGATGACCCAACATGAGGTGTGCCAAAAAATGCCACGCCACGAATGTGCTTGAGAAGATCGGTGTACCTATCGCGTTCTCGAGCTCTCACCAATGCCTTGTATCCTTTTTTAGTCAATCATAGGGAAGGTCAAAGACGCAAAGACTTACTTGTTTGAAGACGATGCCACCTAGACTGTGGCAGATGAATATGATGGGACGTGTCTTTTCCTGGTGGCTTGTCCTGCATGTCATGAGGTCGGAAAGAAGACCCTCGACAAAGTCACTTATGCCTGCTGTGGACTTGCTGAATTGAACATTGGCATTGTATCCAAAAGACATGATTCGTGCATTCGGGATGCGGTTGGGAAGCATGTCCTTGAGCCAATTGATCTTACCTCCCTTTGTCGATAGTGTAGACCAGGTTTTGGAGTAGTGGCCATTCAGACCATGAATAGCGACAATGTCAACAATGTCAGATTCATCCCGACCTTTGTCAATAAGAGTGAATAATCCCCGGCAATCTGATTCATCCTCAACTGATTCAGACGATGATCGTGGTGGATTAGAAACCAGCGCTTGTGCTGGCTCCTGTCCACCAGTCCCAGGGCTCAAAGTTTGAGCTGGAGCAGAGGGCACTCTGGCATTGCTCCCATCTTGTTGTGTATTAGATGCAATGGTACTTGGGTCATTCGACTTTATGGGTTCGACTTCCGACTTCTTCTCATCCCCCTCCCCTCTTTTGAAGACCTTGGACAAAGCTTTTCGGAATCCTCGTGGCATTTCGGTCAATCTTGACACCAAGCCACAATCGGTGGTGAAGGGCGATTTAACACTGTCTGATTGGCGCTGCCGATCTCAAAAGTGACAGTGTCGTAAGCTGTGAGACGTGTTtgtttataaaaataattgcGGGACCCAAAGCGTATAATATAGCAGGAAATTCCAAGTTGATATAGCTTAATTGAGGCACAAACTGATAACAAAGCAGCAGAGGGACAAGATGATCTGACATAAAATCAAGGGCGGGGTAAACGTTGCACATTTCAACATTTCTAGGTCACATTGCTTCAGCCTCCATATTAGTGCTTACGAAATACCAAGATCAGGCAATTGGCTATTGAAGTGCACTGAGCGGCTGAAAAGTACTATACTTCCTATGAACATAGCCTCATAAGTAGAGTTACATCTCAAATTACATCGGTATCTCTATATTTCTTCATTGTAGTCCTCCTATAGTATCTTGGCTCCAGGGTGGGACGCAAATTCGATTGGGATTTGTAGGATAGGACCCCAACGTCGAGACCAGGCTGAATTGAGGCCCGCAATACCTGTGGAGTCTCAATTATTAACACAGCTAAATCATCCCTGCAATGTCAAGACTTCCTAGGTACCCTTTTCAAGAAAGCACGTATCGAACAGGTCTAGGCATTAGATTTGAACGTCGTTTTTGTTTTGACTATTATACATTGCATGACTAGATTTATAATTCCTAGCAGGTGATTATCTCACCAGTAGAGAGAACCCGAGTCCCGCCATCTAATACTCTCTGTGGTGGCCGTTCCCAACTCACAACCTGCTCACCCCTAGCCCACGCATCCTGCCGTCTCTCGAAAAAGGTATCCATCATAATATTGGATGACTCCCCATTCATCTTTCTCACCAGAACGGACTTTTGTGGCGGTTTTGGCATTGACGGCCAGTCAATGGACCTTACATCCTTAGGCGGATATACATGTTCTGCCCTCCTCTTATGCCATTCTTGCAATAAAGTTTGATACGATTCAATTGGAGCGTCGAGCATCACATCCGGGTGTTTTACCCATTCTGACCCGAGGTCGTCGAGGTTTTGGTCTTCGTGAGATACACTCCGGACACTGTTGTTCCGAGTGATAATCTCAAAGGCAGTAAACACCACTCCCTTGACATCATTCCGGGCCTCCACATACGCCTCTCCTTCTTCAGGTGGATGGTTGATGCGAGCTGCAAAATTAAAGTCGAAGAGCATAATAGAATCTGTCACCTCGTCGACCACGAGATTTCGTGGAGCAATGTCTTGGTGTGAGATACCGTATACAAGGTTCAATTCGTCTGCGACCTCTATAAGCTGCCTGAGCCACTTGAGCTTGAAAACGCGCGACTTGTTCTCCTCAAGATTACCCCCAGGCACATAAATGTTGGTGAATCCAACCACGCCACCCTCGAGCTCATCAATGACGACTCGGTCAAAGGGGACAATGTTTGGGTGCCGTGGGAGACGCATCCATAGATTCATCTCTTTCCAGGATGCCTTTGCATATTGCCACATGAAGTAGTATTTGAAGACGGCCTGTTCATTGTTAGTCTTATCTTTATGAAAGCGATTTTCCAACAATTGGTAGACCTTTTTAGCAGATTCACCTGCGCATGATGGATATGCAACAAGGTCGACGTCGGGGCCAAGCCTATCGAGTTCTTGTAGCTCGTTTCTTCGAACTGTTTTAATACCCTCGGGGAGAGAAGCATCTTGCAGGGATGGATAGTGTATGTAGTAGTTCATGTCGTTGTTCGCATCGGTGTATGACGAAATGATCTCACCGCTTTCCGATACGTATACCCTGTAAGTATCAGGAGATATTTGATTACTTAGACGGCGGTAATGTTGAATGGCGagatcgtcgtcgtcctgtTCTCCGTCCATAGTCACCGAAACTACTCGTCTCTGGTCCCAATCAACAACATGCCACGTACTTGGCCCGCCAATACGTATATCGCCACTCAAACAAAAGTATTTAGATTCCTCGTGAATCATTTTGGTGCTCCCTTTTAAAAATCAAGGTAAAACTTCAAATGAAGGGAGTTGAGGATCTGCATTTGGGTTATGATGGATTGCTTTTCAGTAGAAATCGTTGCTGTGCGGGGTTAATTTAGATAGAGCCCCACAATTCTAATGTCTACCTTCAGCCAACCAATCAAGTGTCCGGTTCCATCTGCTTGTTGGTTTGGAGTGTTTGTTGGTTTGGCACTCATGGCTTTGCCGGTATTCTGTTGGCCCCAAGTTATTTTAGTAACTATGAAACTCTGTTGGTAGTTAGTGTGACTCTAGTTCGTTCGAGAGCGCTTAACATAAGTACTAATTGGTCAACTGCTtgttggttgatgttgacgcTGTAGTCTTGTAGCTTGATTAGAGCTGCTAAGCCAGGCGTCGCTCTATTTTTGGATTGCATGAACAACCTGTCACCCACTGCATTATCAACTTGGGTCTCAATGCTGTTGTGAGTGGGTATGTAAAGGTCGATGCGGCCTGACTTCATATGCACCCGACAATCGCGCGCCTACAGTCACTGCGATGATCACCTTGACATTCAACTTAATTGTAGGACTTCAAGATGGCAACGCCAATGTAACTAAGAATACCAAAAATACCGCGCGCCAACTGACCTAGCCAAGAAGGTTGGAGGGCATTGGCGGAAGGATCTGAAGGGTACTTGCATATCTTTCCAGTCTATATAATAGCCCCAGCCTCAGCAGACAAATAGCGAACATGAAAACCATCTCGAGTACAAGTACCAACTGTATACAAAAAAACATAGTACCGCACTTACTAAATCTATCTTATCCCACTATTCTTCTTACCATTTGCGCACTGAGACTAACAGACGAAAAGCGAACTAGATTTAGTCAGTCATGGCTAATCAATCAACCTTGATCCAACCACACCAAATAGAAGAGGCGGCAAACCTATCCAAGGTTTACAGAACCGAGACTTGTTACTGCGGATGGTACTTCTTTTATGGGCTCTGTGGGCATCTCGCACAACGCCATCCCTTGAGATGCGGTAGTAAACGTACACCCTCTGGTCAGAGCGGGTTCTGCAAGATTGCAGCGCCGCAGTACAATGTTACCGCTTACCATGTCAACAGCTACTGCAACCAGTGCTCTGGAGGACAGTAAGCTTGGGAAGTATATTGGATTTTCAACAGTTGGAAGAAATCACGGAAGGGTCGAAGGAACAGAGAGACGACAGTACTCGCAAAACGTGAACAGCAACATGAGCATTGATAAAGATAAAATTCCAAAGAGTCTCATAGTCTATCATTGTTTCTATCAGTTGAGGGATTATCTGACTTCTGTGTCGCAACTTGATGGACGGACGGGAAAGAGATCACCAACCCCGATTCCTACAATGACTATAGCCTTGCAAACACAGCCAGAAATAATATTTGGGAGATACTGAAGTATAACCTTGGGACACGTTTCATAACCCTTAATGGCAACATATTGCATCAACGGAGTATGAATAAAGACAAGGTTTTCTAGACAAAAGTGAAGTGGAGATTCTTCGCCCATATGCTTCTTCCTAGTTCCATGTCTTAGAATTCCATTGCCATGGATGAAAACTCAAAAGCGCCAAGTCTGTCAATACCTGGAAATGATCCTATTACGAGCATATCTCCAGGGTTCCCGTCTCACCCTAGCCATCCGAATCTCGTGATCATGTATACGCTGCTGTCTCGACTGTTCATAACTCTCTCGAAGTTGGATTTCCGCTTCTTCAGCTGCTTCCCTCTCTGACGGTGACATGTCCTCATTCGACTTAGCTGCTGCTTCTTGTCGTCGTCTCTGTTCCTTATCATGGTCCGCACCCAGGCTACGCCAAAAGGTCTCTTGTTCGTTTCGTATTATTTGGAAATCGGATTCTCTCGAGTAGCGATCAAGTATATAAGGTGGGAACATACCGCGTCGTGGGAGTCTGCCCGACATTGTGTTGTATGGGTGCTGCAAAACTGGTTAGCTATGTGCAGTAAGATATAGACCGGATTGACTGACTTTTTTGTTTGGATGAACTTGCAAGTTGTTCGATGTTGAAAGGTGAGGAAGTTACCCTGTCTATATGGTTGGGCAGAAGCCCCTTTTATATTTGATTCTATAGattttaagttatataagtTAAACTTTCTTAGacatataattattaagggACCTGTTATTCGAAACTATTCtgtaactttaatataaaaataataataaacctttattaagaatcttCTAGAAACTGAGATAGATATGAATATTTATTGATAAATTAATCTGCGTAgaaatattaacttttattaaaaaataaaaagaaattgaGAGGGCCTGAGCGAAAACTTACGAGATTGTGAAAGAtaaaagggaaaagaaaaaaaaacaaggggATAAAACCTGATCcattaaaaaaaaacctcATCAACAAACTTTCTAAGCAGAGACATAACTCAAGTGACTGCTGGAAATTGTACAGTGAAGTTCTACCTTGACTGACCCACTCCAACAATAGCATCTCCTCTTTTTTTGTTGGCTTCCACAGCCTGCTTCCTTCTCTTCAAGTAGATCTCTTGTTTTTGGCGCATCTCTTCTTCTACTTTTGTGTCTGCCTCCGTGAGACAAGTCAGTATCGGTTGAGATCGGTTCCATGGATGAAGAAATTCTGGTCCGGCGCTGGACCAGAAGGCAGAATGTTTCACATTAACTGTTATTGGGTTAATTGAGCTGCAAGAAAAGGTAAAAATGCAAGGGAACTAGGAGAAAGAACTCACGATAGTCGTGCACATCTGAATGCAAAGCCAATGTATTACGCCATGCATCAATCCAAGCGATAACGTTAAGGTCGTCATGCAGATCTTGACGTTTCATGTCGAAAAATATGTTGGTCTGATCAACTTGATCAACGAAGTTATACATCTCGTGAAGGAGATGACGGCCGAGTAGGACGTCTGAAGTGAGACCT carries:
- a CDS encoding hypothetical protein (SECRETED:SignalP(1-23)~TransMembrane:5 (n11-18c23/24o64-85i243-262o282-305i383-405o411-431i)), with the protein product MTGSISHIAKWLIITTLVTGSRASDDGDDFSNNLFSDLAPLLALFGERVTMQFMSQSTGWADNIILAMAPIGIITAIVASIRVGGPPWLKAVIGRARENLAVSEVELMSSTSKEVCEVWNGQEVVRCMGLAPVVEFICLLHYANTRPSESKSAPEIEVLKLEEAIAKGYIKDLDGDEKPQTASTCEGDEEQANPTPNACPTTGSESASTSEKTLQKICIIRDTSGDSPNIILNCHPSANRSELWLFAVFGTCLQLGVLAYSGFPTYHPALKFQKDDKPIESYAYPCTAIGTLVLVLGMLLCGHVVESSTDEKWYEAAAGWKTRMVWLQQTKTVSDQVFNSYMVYPKDDRQTITTSRRSNKHGKNRSTTHTGSNSAGDDDPSTFLNLITIIGTTITLCGFVLQFVGLRGMHWSASIAQLGAVLVMVGVKAWVRRGLATSPACEPLPSGFELDWFTRTLGETNTEAWGGHNRGDSSIGAKLASNTESPSNKWNVVTGGRSSLEGFEQFEGHNSESSDGSISEQCQTSAPQHIEECVINA